AACTTGCATGCATTAGCATAGCAAATGGGAAACTCATGGGCATGTTTCACTCCCAAGGGCGTAACCTTCACAAAAAAACCCTCAAAACGTTTACCAaactcttcttcaaccaaaaggACTAAGAAAAAGGATGAGAAGCTTGAGTTTGATGATGCTCTCATTCACCAACAGGCTCTTTCTGCAGCTTTCCTCTTCCACCAGCATCAGCAGAACGGTTCTCTACCCCTTAACCTTAACAGATCCACTTCTGTGGTGTACCCACCTACAGCTGCTCCTAAAAAGCTTCCAAAGAGTTCAAGTTCTAGGCAGAGGTCACGTACTGATCATTCTCCCATTCAGCCTCTTCAGCTTGTTAACAAGGTTtgactttgtttcttttttgtttttagtgatTCTTGAGTTCATTTGCTGGAGAATATGTGTTTATAATTCTTGTTTTGAGCTATTCAAAGTTGATTCATGAATGGAACAATGAGGATTCTATGGTTTTTGGATGATTAATTGTGTCATAGTTTTATACTTCTTTTACTAAAAAACATAAGTATTCCCAAGTGAAAACAGATTTCGTATAGTCTAGATTTTCATCAATATAGTTTtatttcttcttgttcttcttcctcctcctttttGTGAATTGAACtactatcaatttttattttttattttttacaaataaatgtAAAGCTAGTGGATGATAATTGATCGATAAACCACCACCTAGCTATTATGAACTGGTAAATCGTAAATGTAAGTATTTAAGTATTTTTCTAATATGCTAATACTTGTATAGAGTTTCTTACCGTACAGTATATAAGTTTCTCTTTAAAACATATAGTACATATAGTtgctttgaatttaattttcctTAGAGAAGATAACATTGTTTatgattatttgattaataGAACAACATGCttgaaattaattataaaacCTAACATACTTTGCATGGACTTAAAGAGTTgaatattaattttatcatttttaactttttatgacaTGAGATAGAGTGTAAATggtcatttaaccattattctagtAGGGCAAGACTTATATCCCGTGCTTTGGATGAACTATCGGGCTGACATGTGGCATTTTTAGGATATATGTTATGCCTATTTTGCATCTAGGAACGTAGAGCATTGGATGCAAGCCAAACCCATCCTAACAAAGGATaggaatttgattttttatttttattttttcactcaaTAGTCTTTGAATGAGTTGGTCAATCTGTAAAATAGCACACGGACCAGTTCAAGGAGCGACCTCTTGGCCtttgtaaaatatattgaaaagattGTTTTTTAGCCATAGGTAAAGATATCTTATTCTAAAGGATTAATATATACTATGATATTAGATTACATCACGTTTTTATGAGGATTTTAAGCAAAGAGTTCTCATTTGTCATAGGACTACACATTTTATCATGGGCTTGTTAGATTTCAACTCAAACCATTAAATTCAGTGGGTTTGGTCAAACATCAAACGTTCACAAAAGATTTTCATAAATGATGGCTGGAAACATCCATGGATTCCACTGTTGTGGTCTAACATGTAGGTTGAGGAGTCGCAACTAGTTAGTGACCTCAACAATTCGAAGACTCAAAATGGAAAAGTCAAGTCCAATATCTTTGTTGTGTTTTTGCCTTAAGTTACATGACCTTCATGCCACATTGAAGGAAGCTAATTTCTTCTAACTCTAGCCATACGAGACAAGTCTACCTATATTACCACTCTTGCCCATGGTAGGGCAATCCAGAGGCTGAGATTAATCTAAGCAACACATATTCAATAGGTTTAGGGGCACAAAATTGTTCACAATTGTTGTTGTGCTATGTTGTATCagtatataataaaagtgatgtcaatagTGAATTCATGTGAAAGTAATGTTACATTCTCTCGACATAATTTACCACCATAGCaaaattgtgagaaaaaaaaaggttgtccCTAATCAAGTGTTCTACCAAATGTCAGACTTTTTTTTACCATGCATACTGcagacagaaaagaaaaagaaaaagaaaaataataaataataataaaaataaaattatttaccGTGCATTAGTTGAACAGCATCAACCCAAGAGGAATAAATTGAtcttggagcaattcttggtcTGTCAgttaaatttactatttttcatTGATGCTCTAGTGGAATGCAAGTTGGATGAAGCTGTAAATTTTTCTTGGCAATATTTCTTTGTTGCttagttattactttttacCATCAAAAAATTACCTTTTCAGCAATTTGAATGCTTGTGACATCAAAAATGAATCCGTttactacaatatatatatatatatatatatataaagactaATCTTTGGATTACAACCAAATGAAACTAAAAGACAGTACTTAGAAAGTATGCAATTGAATGTAGGCTTCAAGTGTGGACTGAACACGGAGTAGGGTTAATGGGACAAGTTAGGCAGTGTGGAGCGGATGCATTTTACCTGAGTTTGTGGAAAATTGATGTTATCTATTTCTCATAATTGCCTATCATACATGCGTTAATTGATCTTAACCCAAAATGCTGTTCAAACACTTGCATACAATCActttgattttgtattttttacaGCGCTGTTCATTAGGAGATGGAAAGAATGATGGTTATATATATGTCATCCAGTAAAAGTATATTCTTCCAATTATATATCATCCAACAtcttattttgttaatttcCATTCCTTAGGATCTAAATACTGATGGCCTGGAAACCATACATTTTGTTCTTGTTCACGGAGGTGGCTTTGGTGCTTGGTGTTGGTATAAAACAATCACACTATTGGAAGAAAGTGGATATAGAGTTGATGCAGTTGACTTAGCAGGTTCTGGAATTCATACATTTGATACAAACCGCATTACGAGTCTTGCACAATACGTAAAGCCACTTACTGATATGCTAGAGAAACTTGGAGATGGAGAAAAGGttttttgctctctctttgAATCTATGCTAGAATAATAATGTGAAATTACAGTGCACTAATATTTTTTGACATTCATATATGCTTAtaaggtattaaaaaaaattgccaatGCCTTTGATTAGTTGGTCTTGGTTAGTTGGTTTGTTATTCTCAATTGCAATTTATAAGGATAAGACCCTCATATTGGTGTTATCTTATACAGAGATAACTAATACAGAAAAGGGATGATTAAACAATAATCATTTTTGGTATTCTCACTTTCTTGCACTTTAATTTAGtatatctatattttatttattctctatctgtaatttcatatatatatatatatatatatattcaggtGGACAAAATATTCTGGTAAAATTCACCTGcctttataaaaataagaaacttACGAGCTTTATGGGGGAAATAATTGAAACTAAATTCAGCATTGACATATGTTGATCCCTAATATGCTTTGTGGGAGAAATGATTGAAACTAAATTCAGCATTGGCATATGTTTATCCACAATATGTCAATTTTAACATCTTTATGCCATTTTTATCCATATCAGTAGTAGTAATGTTGGTAAATTTTTCCATTTAGATGTACTGGggctaaaatttttcttttaaatgcaggtgattttggtggGACATGATTTTGGTGGTGCTTGTATTTCATATGTAATGGAGTTGTTTCCATCTAAAATCTCAAAAGCAATTTTTATAGCTGCAGCAATGTTGAGTAGTGGGCAGAGTTCCCTTGATATGTTTTCCCAACAGGTTGTTCTTCACTCTATAATTTCTTGGACTCAAAAAGtgggaaagaaaagagagaataataCTGAACTCATGTACCTTTGGTTTCATTCATAAATCATAACTGTAACAAGGGAAACCTCATTTTATTTTCCAAGTGACTTCAGGTTTATATGCCTCCTTAATCTGTAAAATGATCCTCTTCATTTGAAATGAATCCATTTCATAGTTCAGATTGAATGTTAAAAATGTAAAGGTGTATCAAGTGTCgcactatttaaaatttaaaattacatggCACTCTATACACTATTAGATCCAAGTGATGAAATCTTAACTATGGAATGTACTTCCACCATTTCTAGTGAAATGGAGAGGATATACCTAACCTTAATTATTTTAGATCTGTATATACTTAGATGCCTCATTTTTATGAAATACACTCTTGAATATATTGTTTGTTAAGTTTCAATCcttgacattttttattatatcaaaTTCGCTGCATAGGATTTAATTAAGTATGAAGGAAGCTCTGAAGTCCAATGTTCCAAAGATTATTTTCTAGCATGAGATTTATGTAACTggttttttttctaaaactgGTAATCTATGCTATAACAGACAGGTTCAAATGATCTGATGCAACAAGCTCAGATATTTTTGTACACCAACGGGAAAGATCAGCCTCCAACTGCTATAGATCTTGACAAAGATTTGGTGAAAGAATTCTTGTTCAATCAAAGTCCTGCTAAGGTATCTTTATAATATTGTCATTACTGCTTGAATTAAACATTCTTGGACCAGGTCTAATTTAAGAGTGTGATATCAATACAATGCCGGAGATTAAGTTTTAATTCTCCATGTCCAGGATGTTGCATTGTCATTAGTTTCAATGAGGCCAATCCCTTTTGCACCAGTTGTAGAGAAACTCTCACTTTCTGATGTGAATTATGGCTCTGTCCTGCGATTCTATATCGGAACTCATGAAGATTGTGTCATACCAGTTGCTCTGCAGGAGAACATGATAAAGACAAATCCCCCAGAACAGGTTTTTTGGCTCAAAGGTTCTGATCATGCACCTTTCTTCTCAAGACCTCAGTCCCTACACAAAATACTAGTAGAGATATCACAAATTCCATCAAAGCAAGCCTGAATCCTACTGCACCAAAGCCTGGTGTGGTAAATTTCTGGCACAGTGTGGCCTACATATAGTAAGTAGCATGATGCATATCTGATCAAAGTTAACCAACCACGATATATAACACGATCATGTGCTTGAATATGCTATTGTTTTCTTTGTGTAgctgtaaaatttataaatagttATACATCTGGCATCTCCCAATCTTTATAGTACATGTATTTCATGTGCTTGTTAGTACAAATGAGCCTGTATGAATTTAAGTTTACAAATTTGTATAGTAACTAAATACGAAGTTTAAAGGAATATGAAGAAAGTTGTTGACAATAtctatttgtaattttaattcTACGTACGAATATTACTAAATATTAAATGAAGTTACAAATATTACTAAATATTAAATGAAGTATTACTAATGAAATAGATAGATTTAATAgttttgaaagaaaaacattGCAGTAGAACTCACTCAGTACCATGATAGGGCATACTCTTTTACTTCAAAGTACAACAAATAGCTCTAATAAAAGTGGGACTGCACTCCAATTGGTACACATTTACTTAAGATTGATCCTTGTCCTAACAATTGATGGTAAGTCAAACGCTATGAATTTCTGGGGGCTGTTGGGGTCTTTTGGTGCATGGTCACATCTCAATCACTAAAAGGTTGGCCTTATTGGATCCTGGTTTAGCTTTGAGACTGATTTTAACTTGGTTTGACACTTAAAAGTCTACTTCCATGGTTTATGTTATTTTTCTACATACTGCTGCTCTGTTACAGGAAGTGTGTTTGTATAAATGAATTCCTCAGACAAAATCCCAACATTCCTACAATTACATTGGTGAGTACATGCTAAATATGGTCCTTAGAGTTAGATGACCATAGCACAATCGAAGGAGGAGATTTCAGTGAAGGGGGTTTCTGTAGTTGACTTCTAGTGATATTAGTGGAGATACTTTCCTTAACACACCCCTCAAGATGGAGTGTATGTTCATTACACCCAACACGTGATTGGCCAAGTGATTTGGTGAATAAGTCAGCAGTTATAACAATCAATCTCTATGTGCTTTGTGCACTAATGGAAGACAAGATTTGAGTCTATCAAGATTCAATATGGTAACCTTGTTCTTGCAAGATATGATTAATCTGTAATAAGGTATGCCAGAAGTTGTTTAAACCAAGTGATCTCATGATAAATAGTTACTACTGATCTATAGTCTGCCTTCGATGATGAACCTGAAACAATTGTTTACTTCTTTATCTTCCAAGAAATAAGTGACAGACCAAGGAATATGCAGTATCCAATGATCAATCGACAAGTGTCCCTACAAGAAATAGCCTTATTCTGTACTGAGGCTATTTCTGATTTACTCAACTTGATAACGTGTATGTTTATAGATTCTTTCCATGTTCTTTGATGTGATTCTATCACTTAACCAAGTTTAGTTCTAATCCAAGATTGCCATTGAAAAGAATTTTGTGGAAACCAATCTTTTTCCTATCTTGACATGAATTTGGTTGACCGAGTATTTAAgtacttaaatttaattagtcatCAGACCTTGTAAGATGTTACATAAATTGAGTTCATCTATGGCATCtcatgtgcatgtgtgtgtgtgtttattaaCTAGAATAGATTACTCGTGATTATCTGAGCTGGCTTtgcatacataattaaatcttGGAGCCAAAACTAATAGGTAAGATTACAAATTGGCAGCAGTGGCAGCTCTACTTGCAGCCAAGAGTACTTCAGTGAAGGTTAATAGCATTCTCTGCAATTTTCTCACAGCCTGCAATTTTATCACATAAAGGAGTGTGAAAGTGTTTACTTGGAACAAATTGGTGGCCATCCCACAACCTGTGCCCTGCCACACACAAAACACATACgcttaaaaattatttactatGAAATTCTTTAAAAGGGTGTCATAATCAACTTCTTAGGTAATGCAAATAAGATTGTATAACGAATAGAGAGATTCAATTTCCTTTCTGAAGGGCCAAACAGTTGAAATTCCAAATGAATAAGACTCAGCTGAAAGATTTAGAGATAAAT
This genomic stretch from Quercus robur chromosome 4, dhQueRobu3.1, whole genome shotgun sequence harbors:
- the LOC126720726 gene encoding putative methylesterase 11, chloroplastic; its protein translation is MGNSWACFTPKGVTFTKKPSKRLPNSSSTKRTKKKDEKLEFDDALIHQQALSAAFLFHQHQQNGSLPLNLNRSTSVVYPPTAAPKKLPKSSSSRQRSRTDHSPIQPLQLVNKDLNTDGLETIHFVLVHGGGFGAWCWYKTITLLEESGYRVDAVDLAGSGIHTFDTNRITSLAQYVKPLTDMLEKLGDGEKVILVGHDFGGACISYVMELFPSKISKAIFIAAAMLSSGQSSLDMFSQQTGSNDLMQQAQIFLYTNGKDQPPTAIDLDKDLVKEFLFNQSPAKDVALSLVSMRPIPFAPVVEKLSLSDVNYGSVLRFYIGTHEDCVIPVALQENMIKTNPPEQVFWLKGSDHAPFFSRPQSLHKILVEISQIPSKQA